From Halorientalis litorea:
TTCCGAGAGCGTCGGATGCGTGTGAACCGTCGCGGCCACGTCCTCCAGCGTCGCGCCCATCTCGACGGCGAGCGTGGCTTCCGCGAGCAGTTCCGAGGCCTCCGGGGCGACTATCTGGGCACCGAGGACGAACTCGCCGTCGGCGTCGGCGACGACCCGGACGAACCCCTCGCTCTCGGCGAGCGTGAGTGCCCGCCCGTTGCCTCGCAGTCGCATCTCGCCGACCACGGGGTCGAAGCCGACCTCGGCGGCCTCGGCTTCGGTCAGGCCGACGGTACCGATTTCGGGGTCGGTGAACACCGCCGCGGGCATCGCCTGCTGGTCGAGGGCGGCGGGTTCGCCCGCGATGACCTCCGCGGCCACTTCCCCCTCGACCATCCCCTTGTGTGCGAGCATCGGTTCGCCCGCCACGTCGCCGACGGCGAAGACGTGGTCGCGGTTCGTCCGCGCCGTCTCGTCCGTCGGCACGAAGCCGTTCTCGCCCGTCTCCACACCGACCGCGTCGAGTGCTGCCGTGTCCGTCACCGGTTCCCGACCCACCGCCACGAGTACCCGGTCGGCCGCGTACTCGGCGACGGTGCCGTCCTCGCTCTCGGTCCTGACCGTGAGGCCGTCGCCGTCGTCGGTCCAGTCCTCGGCGGCCTCCCCGAAGTTGAACTCGACGCCCAACGACTCGGCGCGCCGCCTGACGACCCGGGTCACGTCCTCCTCGTAGCCCGGCAGTGCCGAGTCCAGTGCCTCCACGACGGTCACCGCACTCCCGGCCTTGGCGAACACCGTCGCCAACTCCATGCCGATGTAGCCCGCGCCGACGACGAGCAGTCGGTCCGGCACGTCGTCGAGTGCCAGCGCGTGTCGCGAGGAGAGGACGTTCTCACCGTCGAA
This genomic window contains:
- the lpdA gene encoding dihydrolipoyl dehydrogenase, which translates into the protein MVVGDVTTGTDVLVIGAGPGGYVAAIRAAQLDLDVTLVERDAYGGTCLNHGCIPSKALISATDLAHRAREGAEMGVHADPTVDMAEMVDWKAEVVDHLTSGVEKLCKGNGVNLIEGTAEFTGEYTARVAHGGEGQGSESIEFEHAVLATGSRPVELPGFAFDGENVLSSRHALALDDVPDRLLVVGAGYIGMELATVFAKAGSAVTVVEALDSALPGYEEDVTRVVRRRAESLGVEFNFGEAAEDWTDDGDGLTVRTESEDGTVAEYAADRVLVAVGREPVTDTAALDAVGVETGENGFVPTDETARTNRDHVFAVGDVAGEPMLAHKGMVEGEVAAEVIAGEPAALDQQAMPAAVFTDPEIGTVGLTEAEAAEVGFDPVVGEMRLRGNGRALTLAESEGFVRVVADADGEFVLGAQIVAPEASELLAEATLAVEMGATLEDVAATVHTHPTLSEAVKEAAANARGEAIHTLNR